Proteins encoded together in one Variovorax paradoxus EPS window:
- a CDS encoding SDR family oxidoreductase, whose protein sequence is MAHDNNTVLVLGATGGIGGEVTRQLRQAGWTVRALQRGMAQPVKQEEGITWLRGDAMDRQAVMEAAKGCSVIVHAVNPPGYRNWAQLVLPMLDNSIASAKAEGATIVLPGTVYNYGPDAFSGLIREDAPQKPVTRKGAIRVELERRLEAASRNGARVLIVRAGDFFGPKAGNNWFSQGLVKAGLPVKAVSYPGNANTAHQWSYLPDVARTMVALLARRDRLEPFARFHMAGHRDTDGTQMSNAIRNVVARRTGITPRVTAFPWWLLALASPFVTTLREMREMRYLWQTPVLMDNAKLVAFLGHEPHTPLEEAVEASLEGMGCLGGAPMAVTA, encoded by the coding sequence ATGGCACACGACAACAACACGGTTCTGGTTCTCGGCGCAACGGGCGGCATCGGCGGCGAGGTGACTCGGCAGCTCCGCCAGGCGGGTTGGACGGTGCGGGCACTTCAGCGCGGCATGGCGCAACCCGTGAAGCAGGAGGAGGGCATCACCTGGCTGCGCGGCGACGCGATGGACCGGCAGGCCGTCATGGAAGCCGCAAAGGGTTGCTCGGTCATCGTGCATGCGGTCAACCCGCCCGGCTACCGCAACTGGGCGCAGCTGGTGCTGCCGATGCTGGACAACAGCATCGCCTCCGCAAAGGCCGAAGGCGCGACCATCGTGCTGCCGGGCACGGTCTACAACTACGGTCCCGATGCGTTCTCCGGACTGATTCGCGAAGACGCGCCGCAGAAGCCCGTCACCCGCAAGGGCGCCATCCGGGTCGAGCTGGAACGGCGCCTCGAAGCCGCCAGCCGCAACGGCGCCCGCGTGCTGATCGTGCGCGCCGGCGACTTCTTCGGCCCGAAGGCCGGCAACAACTGGTTCTCGCAGGGGCTGGTGAAGGCGGGGCTGCCGGTCAAGGCCGTGAGCTACCCAGGCAATGCCAACACGGCGCATCAATGGTCCTACCTGCCGGATGTCGCCCGCACCATGGTCGCGTTGCTGGCGCGGCGCGACAGGCTCGAACCCTTTGCGCGCTTCCACATGGCGGGCCATCGCGACACCGACGGCACCCAGATGAGCAACGCCATTCGCAACGTGGTGGCGCGCCGCACCGGCATCACGCCGCGCGTGACGGCTTTCCCGTGGTGGCTGCTGGCGCTGGCTTCGCCCTTCGTCACCACCTTGCGCGAAATGCGCGAGATGCGCTACCTCTGGCAAACACCGGTGCTGATGGACAACGCGAAGCTGGTGGCCTTCCTCGGGCACGAGCCCCACACGCCGCTGGAAGAGGCGGTTGAGGCGTCGCTGGAAGGCATGGGCTGCCTGGGTGGAGCGCCGATGGCGGTTACAGCCTAA
- a CDS encoding glutaminase, giving the protein MMSFQHVLDDIVATLRPELGQAGTVASYIPALARVDARQFGIALRTCEGEEAFAGDGEVPFSIQSVSKLFTLTLAMQRMGDALWERIGREPSGNPFNSLVQLENEQGKPRNPFINAGAIAVADRLVSQAAANGGSAKADILALMGGLCGEPIAFDEEVARSEADTGFRNVALANFMKSFGKIDNDVGTVLDTYFHQCSLRMSCRQLARAAAFLCRDGAHPIDGEPEITGERQTRRINALMLTCGTYDAAGDVAFSIGLPCKSGVGGGIVAVVPDKLTLCVWSPALDATGNSLLGMKALELFVTRTGLSVF; this is encoded by the coding sequence ATGATGAGTTTCCAGCACGTCCTCGACGACATCGTCGCCACCCTGCGCCCCGAACTCGGCCAGGCGGGCACCGTGGCCAGCTACATCCCGGCGCTTGCGCGCGTCGATGCGCGGCAGTTCGGCATTGCGCTGCGCACCTGCGAGGGCGAAGAAGCCTTCGCGGGCGATGGCGAGGTACCGTTCTCGATCCAGAGCGTCTCGAAGCTCTTCACGCTGACGCTCGCGATGCAACGCATGGGCGACGCGCTGTGGGAGCGCATCGGGCGCGAGCCCTCGGGCAATCCGTTCAATTCGCTGGTGCAGCTGGAGAACGAGCAGGGCAAGCCGCGCAATCCGTTCATCAATGCAGGCGCGATCGCGGTGGCCGACCGGCTGGTGAGCCAGGCGGCCGCCAATGGCGGCAGCGCAAAGGCCGACATCCTCGCGCTGATGGGCGGTCTGTGCGGCGAACCAATCGCGTTCGATGAAGAAGTGGCCAGGTCCGAGGCCGACACGGGCTTTCGCAACGTGGCACTCGCGAACTTCATGAAGAGCTTCGGCAAGATCGACAACGACGTGGGCACGGTGCTCGACACCTACTTCCACCAGTGTTCGCTGCGCATGAGCTGCCGCCAGCTCGCGCGCGCCGCCGCCTTCCTTTGCCGCGACGGCGCGCATCCGATCGATGGCGAGCCCGAGATCACCGGTGAGCGGCAGACGCGGCGCATCAACGCGCTGATGCTGACCTGCGGCACCTACGACGCCGCGGGCGACGTGGCGTTCTCCATCGGGCTGCCGTGCAAGAGCGGCGTGGGGGGCGGCATCGTGGCGGTCGTGCCCGACAAGCTCACGCTCTGCGTCTGGTCGCCGGCGCTGGACGCGACGGGCAATTCGCTGCTGGGCATGAAGGCGCTGGAGCTGTTCGTGACGCGCACGGGGCTCTCGGTTTTCTGA
- a CDS encoding DMT family transporter: MIQRKTHLDSLAIGLLIACCAFWGLQQILIKTTVTEVPPMWQASIRMVGATVLLWLWCASRGVPLFKRDGTLWPGLLAGALFAGEFAGIYLGLQHTSASRLTVFLYTAPFWVSLLLPRWVPAERLRGFQWLGLFIAFSGVVLAFSEGFGHMSSSQLIGDAMGLAAGMLWGLTTLTLRTTKLATASAEKTLFYQVAVTAAVCPVLSLALGETWSFSYSSWAWTSIGLQTVIGAFASYLTWMWLLRHYPATQMSSFTFLTPLFALVFGVVLLKEPLTLQLMVALAGVALGIVLVNRRSAVQRTA, translated from the coding sequence ATGATCCAGCGCAAGACCCACCTCGACTCCCTCGCCATCGGCCTTCTCATCGCGTGCTGCGCGTTCTGGGGCCTGCAGCAGATCCTCATCAAGACCACCGTGACCGAAGTGCCGCCCATGTGGCAGGCCTCGATCCGCATGGTGGGCGCCACCGTGCTCCTGTGGCTGTGGTGCGCCTCGCGCGGCGTGCCGCTGTTCAAGCGCGACGGCACGCTGTGGCCCGGCCTGCTGGCCGGTGCGCTCTTCGCGGGCGAGTTCGCCGGCATCTACCTCGGCCTGCAGCACACCAGCGCCTCGCGGCTCACCGTGTTCCTGTACACCGCGCCGTTCTGGGTTTCGCTGCTGCTGCCGCGCTGGGTGCCCGCCGAGCGCCTGCGCGGCTTTCAATGGCTCGGGCTCTTCATCGCGTTCTCGGGCGTGGTGCTCGCATTCAGCGAAGGCTTCGGCCACATGAGTTCGTCGCAACTCATCGGCGATGCGATGGGCCTGGCGGCCGGCATGCTCTGGGGCCTGACCACGCTGACGCTGCGCACCACCAAGCTCGCCACCGCCAGCGCGGAAAAAACGCTTTTCTACCAGGTGGCGGTGACCGCGGCGGTGTGCCCGGTACTGTCGCTCGCGCTGGGCGAGACCTGGAGCTTTTCGTACTCCAGCTGGGCCTGGACCTCGATCGGCCTGCAGACCGTGATCGGCGCGTTCGCGAGTTACCTCACCTGGATGTGGCTGCTGCGGCACTACCCCGCCACGCAGATGTCGTCCTTCACCTTTCTCACGCCGCTCTTCGCACTGGTGTTCGGCGTGGTCCTGCTGAAGGAGCCGCTGACGCTGCAGCTGATGGTGGCGCTCGCAGGCGTCGCGCTCGGCATCGTGCTGGTGAACCGGCGCTCCGCGGTGCAACGCACGGCATGA
- a CDS encoding aromatic ring-hydroxylating oxygenase subunit alpha yields the protein MISPLSPATQLPVSAYFDEALLRREQDEIFNKWPRYAGHSLLVPALNDYCVLPHHHNGLAMVHGEQGIQLFSNVCRHRQATILQGRGNSKRLSCPMHRWTYDNSGVLIAAPKFTELPCMQLERFQTTAWKGLHFIGKTDAINELVNLPRDVKGLLDFESSYFGHMEVHECNFNWKTFLEFYLEDYHVASFHPGLGHFVSCDNLRWFFGANWSAQMVSFHKRLEQPGNSEIYRAWHQAVRTYYADDLPSIGAMWLLIYPNVMIEWYPLVTVISTVFPKGTGRCVNVVEYYHPLDLKMRPDGDAMASLAASAYLETAVEDNQIGERIHEGRFALMSRRTSEYGPYHENLEAGMVHFHQFLRDQLNCI from the coding sequence ATGATTTCGCCGTTGTCGCCGGCGACGCAACTTCCAGTCAGTGCGTATTTCGATGAAGCGCTACTCAGGCGCGAGCAGGATGAAATATTTAACAAGTGGCCTCGCTATGCGGGCCACTCTCTACTCGTGCCAGCGCTTAACGATTACTGCGTCCTACCCCATCACCACAACGGTCTTGCCATGGTGCATGGCGAACAGGGCATTCAACTGTTCTCCAATGTTTGTCGTCATCGGCAGGCGACGATTCTTCAGGGGCGCGGAAACTCCAAACGCTTGTCCTGCCCGATGCATCGATGGACTTACGACAATTCCGGTGTTCTCATTGCAGCCCCCAAATTTACAGAGCTCCCTTGCATGCAACTGGAGCGCTTCCAAACAACGGCCTGGAAGGGGCTTCACTTCATAGGGAAAACTGATGCAATCAACGAGTTGGTCAACTTGCCGCGTGATGTAAAAGGTCTTTTGGATTTTGAATCAAGCTACTTTGGGCATATGGAAGTGCACGAGTGCAACTTCAACTGGAAGACATTTTTAGAGTTTTACCTCGAGGACTATCACGTTGCATCATTTCATCCAGGCTTGGGACATTTCGTATCCTGTGACAATCTTCGTTGGTTCTTTGGTGCGAACTGGAGTGCCCAGATGGTTTCCTTTCACAAGAGGCTTGAACAGCCTGGGAATAGCGAGATATACAGGGCTTGGCATCAGGCGGTCCGAACTTACTATGCTGACGATTTACCATCGATCGGGGCCATGTGGCTTCTGATCTACCCGAATGTGATGATCGAGTGGTACCCCCTCGTCACAGTAATTTCGACGGTCTTTCCCAAAGGAACTGGCCGATGCGTAAACGTGGTGGAGTACTACCACCCGCTTGACCTGAAGATGCGGCCCGATGGAGATGCTATGGCTTCATTGGCTGCAAGTGCGTATCTCGAAACTGCGGTTGAGGATAACCAAATCGGGGAGCGTATCCATGAGGGGCGATTCGCTCTGATGAGTCGCAGAACATCGGAATACGGGCCGTATCACGAGAACCTTGAGGCCGGAATGGTGCACTTCCACCAATTCTTGCGTGATCAGTTGAATTGCATTTAG
- a CDS encoding DMT family transporter encodes MGTQAFSWLVLAMSVAAEVAGTIALRYADGFSRPLPSLVVGVSYAIAIWLMAIAVRHLEIGMAYAIWAGGGAALIALTGVVWFGESMTPSRAIGVTMIIIGVVVLNLETR; translated from the coding sequence ATGGGTACACAGGCCTTCTCTTGGCTCGTTCTGGCAATGAGTGTCGCGGCAGAGGTCGCTGGAACCATTGCACTGCGCTACGCCGATGGCTTTTCCCGTCCGCTTCCCTCCTTGGTGGTCGGGGTCTCCTATGCAATCGCAATTTGGCTTATGGCGATTGCGGTTAGGCACTTGGAAATAGGAATGGCGTATGCAATTTGGGCCGGTGGCGGAGCCGCTCTGATCGCGCTGACCGGTGTCGTCTGGTTCGGCGAATCCATGACGCCCTCACGAGCCATTGGCGTCACCATGATCATCATCGGGGTTGTAGTGCTCAACCTTGAAACTCGATAG
- a CDS encoding NBR1-Ig-like domain-containing protein, with amino-acid sequence MELNTETRLHGLLIRRARELGKTLKMMAIEAGLARSGLYKLADGTIRDPSVHTLLRLAAAMEVSPIALIRLYGDINAPAGVRDRGGSSLGRAQGLNDSRDAAMLNADVTIPHHAVVNGGEVFEKVWEVQNVGEVFWMGRRLVRVDRSCSRIDADLSAESRLHLASAAREIVIPNTPPGGVVRLSARFSAPRENCSIASVWRIEDQALRPCYGTGFFLGVIVTVIDR; translated from the coding sequence ATGGAACTCAACACTGAAACCAGGTTGCACGGACTCTTGATACGTCGAGCGCGTGAACTTGGCAAGACACTAAAAATGATGGCCATCGAGGCGGGACTCGCTCGATCGGGTCTTTACAAGCTTGCCGACGGGACGATTCGCGATCCTTCGGTACACACGTTGCTTCGTCTTGCCGCGGCAATGGAAGTCTCGCCAATTGCGCTAATTCGACTCTATGGAGACATAAATGCACCAGCGGGTGTAAGAGATCGCGGTGGCTCTTCCTTGGGACGCGCTCAGGGGCTGAATGATTCGCGCGATGCCGCGATGTTGAATGCCGACGTCACGATCCCTCATCACGCAGTCGTGAACGGTGGGGAAGTCTTTGAGAAAGTATGGGAAGTCCAGAATGTTGGAGAGGTTTTCTGGATGGGGCGACGTCTTGTTCGTGTTGACAGGTCATGCAGTCGAATCGATGCCGATCTTTCTGCGGAATCTCGCCTGCACCTCGCTTCCGCAGCGCGAGAAATAGTGATTCCGAACACACCGCCGGGAGGAGTCGTTCGACTGAGTGCTCGGTTTTCTGCCCCAAGAGAAAACTGCTCCATCGCATCAGTTTGGCGTATCGAAGATCAGGCGCTGCGTCCTTGTTATGGCACTGGTTTTTTCTTGGGAGTGATCGTGACTGTTATTGATCGATGA
- a CDS encoding BON domain-containing protein has translation MRTAALVPVLLLAAQTAVAQQQAQDAAGTAPKQNWFDDPYFQVSAGLAACAVPEGPFYTAEERRVQTHSRLERGTSCWLAGKCADSNAYRYDKPLAPKVRAALLAVPGVRSGSVWVMVQRRWVYLQGCVPTPELAKRLERAARAVPDVETVVPDLMIGTRGKPPYPVAMPIR, from the coding sequence ATGCGCACCGCTGCGCTCGTGCCCGTCCTGCTGCTGGCCGCGCAGACCGCGGTAGCGCAGCAGCAGGCACAGGACGCGGCGGGAACGGCGCCCAAGCAGAACTGGTTCGACGACCCGTACTTCCAGGTGTCCGCCGGCCTTGCGGCCTGCGCCGTGCCCGAAGGCCCTTTCTATACCGCCGAGGAACGGCGCGTCCAGACCCACTCGCGCCTGGAGCGCGGCACCAGTTGCTGGCTCGCCGGCAAGTGCGCCGACAGCAACGCCTACCGCTACGACAAACCCCTCGCGCCCAAGGTGCGCGCCGCGCTGCTGGCCGTGCCGGGCGTGCGCAGCGGCAGCGTCTGGGTGATGGTCCAGCGCCGCTGGGTCTATCTGCAGGGCTGCGTGCCGACGCCCGAGTTGGCCAAGCGGCTCGAACGCGCAGCGCGTGCGGTGCCCGACGTGGAGACGGTGGTGCCCGACCTGATGATCGGTACGCGGGGCAAGCCGCCGTATCCGGTGGCTATGCCCATACGTTAG
- a CDS encoding flavin reductase family protein, with amino-acid sequence MTTPRRAQPPTFSPDEFREALGMFATGVTIVTACAADGTLVGLTANSFNSVSLTPPLVLWSLARAAGSMPALSTGSHYAVNILAASQKQLAERFATKNIDRWADVEFTRGIGGAPVLVGAAASFECFNRSRYDEGDHVIFVGEVERCTHDAGASPLLFHGGRFYTEHPL; translated from the coding sequence GTGACCACTCCCCGCCGGGCCCAGCCGCCCACCTTTTCGCCCGACGAGTTCCGGGAAGCGCTCGGCATGTTCGCCACGGGCGTCACCATCGTCACCGCGTGCGCGGCTGACGGCACGCTGGTCGGCCTCACGGCCAACTCCTTCAATTCGGTGTCGCTCACGCCGCCGCTGGTGCTGTGGAGCCTGGCCCGCGCGGCGGGCTCGATGCCCGCGCTCAGCACCGGCTCGCACTACGCGGTCAACATCCTGGCCGCGAGCCAGAAGCAACTGGCCGAGCGCTTCGCCACCAAGAACATCGACCGCTGGGCCGACGTGGAATTCACCCGGGGCATCGGCGGCGCGCCGGTGCTGGTCGGCGCTGCGGCGAGCTTCGAGTGCTTCAACCGCAGCCGCTACGACGAAGGCGACCACGTGATCTTCGTCGGCGAAGTCGAGCGCTGCACCCACGACGCAGGCGCCTCGCCGTTGCTGTTCCACGGCGGGCGTTTCTACACGGAACATCCCTTGTGA
- a CDS encoding LysR family transcriptional regulator — protein sequence MQLRQLQHLVALAEQGSFGRAAQAAHLSQPAFSRSIDMLEDKLQARLVDRAYGTVRFTQAGELVLARARELIADAQQIQRDVLQLQGLSIGSLAVGLGPFAASTLGRMALSLMAQRHPQLLMRMEVADTVTLSERLHRRQLDLFIADTRDLKKQPGLKLARLPDLPVSFFVQPKHPLRRLKQVTLEKAMAYPLAGPNLPAEVAAHFERHVQRDTRGDGRDERGVFNVTCDDAGTLRHLALTANAVILAPHALHAPALNTDTDTDALVPLPVAGFAGMQTHYSLVTLAGRTPSAAATVYTRLVTELMAPFKRPAGR from the coding sequence ATGCAACTGCGCCAGCTCCAGCACCTGGTTGCCCTTGCCGAGCAAGGGAGCTTCGGCCGCGCCGCGCAGGCCGCGCACCTGTCGCAGCCCGCGTTCTCGCGCAGCATCGACATGCTCGAAGACAAGCTGCAGGCCCGCCTGGTCGACCGGGCCTACGGCACCGTGCGCTTCACGCAGGCCGGTGAACTGGTGCTCGCCCGCGCCCGCGAGCTCATCGCCGATGCGCAGCAGATCCAGCGCGACGTGCTGCAGCTCCAGGGCCTGTCCATCGGCAGCCTCGCCGTGGGGCTCGGCCCCTTTGCGGCCAGCACGCTGGGGCGCATGGCTCTGTCGCTGATGGCGCAGCGGCACCCGCAATTGCTCATGCGCATGGAAGTGGCCGACACCGTCACGCTCAGCGAGCGGCTTCACCGGCGGCAGCTGGACCTGTTCATCGCCGACACGCGCGACCTGAAAAAGCAGCCCGGCCTGAAGCTCGCGCGCCTGCCCGACCTGCCGGTGTCGTTCTTCGTGCAGCCGAAGCACCCGCTGCGCCGGCTGAAGCAGGTGACGCTGGAAAAGGCGATGGCCTATCCCTTGGCCGGCCCGAACCTGCCCGCTGAAGTGGCCGCGCATTTCGAGCGCCATGTGCAGCGCGACACCCGGGGCGATGGACGCGACGAGCGCGGCGTGTTCAACGTCACCTGCGACGACGCAGGCACCCTGCGCCACCTTGCCCTCACCGCCAACGCGGTGATCCTCGCGCCGCATGCGCTGCACGCGCCGGCCCTGAACACCGACACCGACACCGACGCCCTCGTGCCCCTGCCGGTCGCCGGCTTCGCGGGCATGCAGACGCACTACAGCCTGGTCACGCTCGCGGGCCGCACGCCCTCTGCCGCCGCCACCGTCTATACCCGCCTCGTGACAGAGTTGATGGCGCCGTTCAAGCGGCCCGCCGGTCGCTGA
- a CDS encoding alkyl/aryl-sulfatase, whose product MTPSSFSMALVALACTFGSAQALAQIAPKPPEAATLKANADMAKTLPFANRQDFEDAMRGFIGTVPDALVPGAGPRPAWSMKPYDFLKANEPADTVNPSLWRQAQLNAIHGLFRVTDRVYQVRGFDIANMTIVEGDTSLIVIDPLLTAETARAALALYYQHRPRKPVGTVIYTHGHADHFGGVKGVVDEADVAAGKVQVIAPSGFMETAVAENILAGNAMSRRSQYQFGTLLPPGARGQVDTGLGKALARGTITLIAPTSTVDKTTEERTIDGVQVVFQLVPGSEAPSEMLMYLPQFRVLNMAEDVTHTMHNLYTIRGAEVRDGNLWAKYIDQARVAFAGKTDVLIAQHHWPTTGQARIADLLKKQRDMYKFINDQSLRLLNQGYTAADIAETLRMPASLEEEWSARGYYGTLRHNAKAVYQKYLGWYDANPANLNPLPPVDYAKKTVQYMGGADAVVARALDDFQKGEYRWVASAMSQVVYADPTNRAARELGADALEQLGYQSEAGTWRSAYLVGAMELRNGVPKIPGGSSSNADTLKAVSNDLFFDFLGVRLDAAKAEGKTMVINWNFTDSNQQFVLTLENSALTHIAGQQAGADATVTLSRATLDAITLKETSFPAAVLTGKVKIDGDRAKLGELMAMLDTFEPMFPVVEPRK is encoded by the coding sequence ATGACCCCTTCTTCCTTCTCCATGGCCCTGGTCGCGCTGGCCTGCACCTTCGGCAGCGCACAAGCGCTCGCGCAGATCGCACCCAAGCCGCCCGAGGCCGCCACGCTCAAAGCCAACGCCGACATGGCGAAGACGTTGCCCTTCGCCAACCGGCAGGACTTCGAGGACGCGATGCGCGGCTTCATCGGCACCGTGCCCGATGCCCTGGTGCCCGGCGCCGGCCCGCGCCCGGCCTGGAGCATGAAGCCCTACGACTTCCTGAAGGCGAACGAGCCGGCCGACACCGTCAACCCGAGCCTGTGGCGTCAGGCACAGCTCAACGCGATCCACGGCCTCTTCCGGGTGACAGACCGCGTCTACCAGGTGCGCGGCTTCGACATCGCGAACATGACGATCGTCGAAGGCGACACCTCGCTGATCGTCATCGACCCGCTGCTCACCGCAGAGACGGCGCGCGCCGCGCTGGCGCTGTATTACCAGCACCGCCCGAGGAAGCCCGTGGGCACGGTGATCTACACGCATGGCCATGCCGACCATTTCGGTGGCGTGAAGGGCGTGGTCGATGAAGCCGATGTCGCCGCGGGCAAGGTGCAGGTGATCGCGCCTTCGGGCTTCATGGAAACCGCCGTCGCCGAGAACATCCTCGCGGGCAATGCGATGAGCCGGCGCTCGCAGTACCAGTTCGGCACGCTGCTGCCGCCGGGCGCGCGCGGGCAGGTCGACACGGGCCTGGGCAAGGCGCTCGCGCGCGGCACCATCACGCTGATCGCGCCGACCTCGACCGTCGACAAGACAACCGAGGAGCGCACCATCGACGGCGTGCAGGTCGTGTTCCAGCTGGTGCCGGGTTCCGAGGCGCCGTCGGAAATGCTCATGTACCTGCCGCAGTTCCGCGTGCTCAACATGGCCGAGGACGTGACGCACACCATGCACAACCTCTACACGATCCGCGGTGCCGAGGTGCGCGACGGCAACCTGTGGGCCAAGTACATCGACCAGGCGCGCGTGGCCTTCGCCGGCAAGACCGACGTGCTGATCGCCCAGCACCACTGGCCGACGACGGGGCAGGCGCGCATCGCCGACCTGCTGAAGAAGCAGCGCGACATGTACAAGTTCATCAACGACCAGTCGCTGCGCCTGCTGAACCAGGGCTACACCGCGGCCGACATCGCCGAGACGCTGCGCATGCCCGCGAGCCTGGAAGAGGAGTGGTCCGCGCGCGGCTACTACGGCACGCTCAGGCACAACGCCAAGGCGGTCTACCAGAAGTACCTCGGCTGGTACGACGCGAATCCCGCCAACCTGAACCCGCTTCCGCCGGTCGACTACGCGAAGAAGACGGTGCAGTACATGGGCGGCGCCGACGCGGTGGTCGCGCGGGCGCTGGACGATTTCCAGAAGGGCGAGTACCGCTGGGTGGCGAGCGCGATGAGCCAGGTCGTCTACGCCGACCCCACGAACCGCGCGGCGCGCGAGCTCGGCGCCGATGCGCTCGAGCAGCTCGGCTACCAGTCGGAGGCCGGCACCTGGCGCAGCGCCTATCTCGTGGGCGCGATGGAGTTGCGCAATGGCGTGCCCAAGATCCCGGGCGGCAGCAGCTCGAACGCCGACACGCTCAAGGCGGTGAGCAACGACCTCTTCTTCGACTTCCTCGGCGTGCGGCTCGATGCGGCCAAGGCCGAGGGCAAGACGATGGTCATCAACTGGAACTTCACCGACTCGAACCAGCAGTTCGTGCTGACGCTGGAGAACTCGGCGCTCACGCACATCGCCGGCCAGCAGGCCGGGGCCGACGCCACGGTGACGCTGAGCCGCGCCACGCTGGATGCGATCACGCTGAAGGAGACGAGCTTTCCCGCGGCGGTGCTGACGGGCAAGGTGAAGATCGACGGCGACCGCGCGAAGCTCGGGGAGCTGATGGCGATGCTCGATACCTTCGAGCCGATGTTCCCTGTGGTCGAGCCGCGGAAGTGA
- a CDS encoding nucleoside recognition domain-containing protein: MLNGLWLGFFGMAALAALVRWLVGGDPTVFAALVESLFTMARLAVEVMVLLFGTLTLWLGFLRIAEAAGLVGWLARLLGPLFRRLMPGVPAGHPALGLITMNFAANALGLDNAATPIGLKAMRELQRLNPDPVTATNAQILFLVLNASSLTLLPVTIFMYRAQQGAPDPTMVFLPILLATSASTLVGLLTVAIAQRLRLWDPVVLAYLIPGALLLGGFMALLGTLSAAAIASLSSLMGNLALFGVILVFLAAGAIRRIKVYECFIEGAKEGFDIAKNLLPYLVAMLCAVGVLRASGALDFILGGLRWLVTAGGWDSRFVDAMPTALVKPFSGSAARAMLIETMKSQGVDSFPALVAATIQGSTETTFYVLAVYFGAVGIQRARHAVSCALLAELAGVVAAIAVCYWFFG, translated from the coding sequence GTGCTCAACGGCTTGTGGCTGGGTTTCTTCGGAATGGCGGCGCTCGCGGCGCTGGTGCGGTGGCTCGTCGGCGGCGATCCGACCGTGTTCGCGGCGCTGGTCGAAAGCCTGTTCACGATGGCGCGGCTCGCAGTCGAGGTGATGGTGCTGCTGTTCGGCACGCTCACGCTGTGGCTCGGTTTCCTGCGCATCGCCGAGGCGGCGGGGCTGGTCGGCTGGCTAGCGCGGCTGCTCGGGCCGTTGTTCCGCCGGCTCATGCCGGGCGTGCCCGCAGGGCATCCGGCGCTCGGCCTCATTACCATGAACTTCGCGGCCAATGCGCTCGGCCTGGACAACGCCGCCACGCCCATCGGGCTGAAAGCCATGCGCGAGTTGCAGCGGCTGAACCCCGACCCGGTCACCGCCACCAACGCGCAGATTCTTTTCCTCGTACTCAACGCCTCATCGCTGACGCTGCTGCCCGTCACCATCTTCATGTACCGCGCGCAACAAGGCGCGCCCGACCCGACGATGGTGTTCCTGCCGATCCTGCTGGCCACGAGCGCATCGACGCTGGTGGGGCTGCTCACGGTGGCCATTGCGCAGCGCCTCCGACTCTGGGACCCGGTGGTGCTGGCCTACCTGATCCCCGGCGCGCTGCTGCTGGGCGGCTTCATGGCCCTCTTGGGCACGCTGTCGGCGGCGGCGATTGCCTCGCTCTCCTCGCTGATGGGCAACCTGGCGCTCTTCGGCGTGATCCTCGTGTTCCTGGCGGCCGGCGCGATCCGGCGCATCAAGGTCTACGAATGCTTCATCGAAGGCGCGAAGGAAGGCTTCGACATCGCGAAGAACCTGCTGCCGTACCTGGTCGCGATGCTGTGCGCGGTCGGCGTGCTGCGGGCCTCGGGCGCGCTCGACTTCATCCTCGGCGGCCTGCGCTGGCTGGTGACCGCGGGCGGCTGGGATTCGCGCTTCGTCGACGCCATGCCCACCGCGCTGGTCAAGCCCTTCTCGGGCAGCGCGGCGCGCGCGATGCTGATCGAGACCATGAAGAGCCAGGGCGTCGACAGCTTCCCGGCGCTCGTGGCCGCCACCATCCAGGGCAGCACCGAGACCACCTTCTACGTGCTGGCCGTGTACTTCGGCGCGGTCGGCATCCAGCGCGCGCGGCACGCGGTGTCGTGTGCGCTGCTGGCCGAGCTGGCGGGCGTGGTCGCGGCGATTGCGGTGTGCTACTGGTTCTTCGGCTAG